In one Mycobacteroides chelonae genomic region, the following are encoded:
- a CDS encoding amino acid adenylation domain-containing protein: MESEDGALPLSRGQLDIWLSQESGLVGAEWQLGLLVRIEGKVERVLLEQAVRQAINEAEPARAAFLEVNGQIVQRAIDHSELVLDFHDVRDSEDPVEHARQIASSIQRTLMPLTDQLLKFALIRTADDQYYMFGLCHHINLDGLGMAIVSRRIASIYSALVAGDPIPDAYFGTLQDLVELEAEYEASTDYAEDREYWSRNLPPDSGLDPRPPHAHEGHEGYTPTASVQIDDAVVGEIKDLTKALRVRRYSVITAACALLVRGWSTSGSEVALDFPVSRRVRPESKTLPGMLAGVVPLVLSAPPESTVAEFCQHVDVRIRELLKHQRFPAHVLDGGEFGLRGPRQAGNRVAINFIPMRLTLDLAGVPATATYTNHGPMGHFGLFFIGASDQLLLSTSGDGLPFSKFGVPNLTERLQRLLSEMAADPDRRLSSLNSLVNDELTSLAEVGNSAVLAGPLATRVSIPELFSSQVAADPEAPALTFGAHTLTYRELDEAADALSGQLVSQGVGPGDRVVLLSDRSAQAVIGILAVLKAGAAYLPIDPAVPASRLEFIVGDAAPAAAITTAGLRARLDVFDLPIIDLDPSAAETEPSAPAPGARPDDIAYIIYTSGTTGAPKGVAVTHHNVTQLMSSLDAGLPNPGVWPLCHSLAFDVSVWEIWGPLLRGGRLVVVPESITGSPADFHDVLVAEQVTVLTQTPSAVAMLSPEGLESTALAVVGEACPASVVERWAPGRVMINAYGPTETTMCVAISAPLVAGAPDSAVPIGAPVPGAALFVLDTWMQPVPAGVVGELYVAGEGVASGYIGRSDLTASRFVACPFGQPGTRMYRTGDLVSWGDDGQLQYLGRADEQVKIRGYRIELGEVQAALSALDGVDHAAAIVREDRPGDKRLVGYVTGTVDPAEARSTLAKRLPPYMVPAAVVVLETLPLTSNNKLDTRALPTPEYGGLGADYRAPATAVEEILVDVYAQVLGVDRVGVDDSFFDLGGDSILSMQVVARARAAGVLCRPRDVFIEQTVSRLAAVVEISGGEADVVDEGLGPVEVTPIMHWLRGVQDSAGAIDEFNQTLVVQAPAAVSEDDVVSVLQALLDRHPTLRLRATDNDGEWSLLVPEAGAIDARDCLRVVDALSDETLVAVRSRLNPATGTMLSAAWIPDTKQLVLVIHHLAVDGVSWRILLEDLNIAWAQHHSGADVVLPAGGTSFARWSSLLSEHARSTDVVAQADVWKEVLTAPAYVPAVQPATDTYANAGRLSLSLDAETTRHLLGEVPAAFHAGVQDILLIAFGLAWNEFLGAGGAPIAFDIEGHGRQEEIGEAVHRRIDLSRTVGWFTTKYPAALAVGELSWAQVTAGESALGQVIKAAKEQLRALPDGLTYGLLRYLNADIGLTGSEPTIGFNYLGRLGAGAADLSEDFWRISHESLSMTDVAAAISMPLAHSVELNAGIVETNSDAESGPELRANWTWAPSALDDAQAARLSRLWFEALSGICAHVRSGGGGLTPSDLVPARLTQQQIDALVQQYEVADVLPLTPLQQGLLFQAGFAEATGDSVEDDVYSVQLGLTVTGPLNASRLRDAVYAVVKRHPNLAARFSEEYGEPVQVIPAEPVIAWQHAELVGDVDQQVEQLCAAERAAVCRIFTEPVFRATLISGLGGPAESRHRLVLTAHHIVIDGWSLPILLQEIFGAYYGQRLPSPAPYRNFVTWLAAQDRVAAQRAWGVALDGFETPTLVGSLASSGRRGSESYRISEQISRALSELARAQRTTVNTVLQAAWAQVLTWLTGQHDVAFGTAVSGRPSDLAGAESMVGLLINTVPVRANINAASTVADLLDQLQRAHNDTVEHEHLALNEIHHAIGLDRLFDTLFVYENYPIDVGAQLGVQELAITDFSSREYNHYPLSVVAMPGHELGLRVEFDTDVFELATIEIIVDRFRQVLAAMIADPATRLSSIDLLDAGEHDRLDAWGNRAVLTRPELALTSIPELFAAQVIRAPEAIAITCGERSWSYGELDATANRLANHLVSRGARPGERVALLLPRTGEAIAAILAVLKTGAAYLPIDPAHPDSRVEFVLGDAAPIAAVTTADLLPRLGASGIPAIDINDPAVDRQSDVALPVPAVDDIAYIIYTSGTTGAPKGVAVTHRNVAQLLESLDAELDLGQVWTQCHSLAFDYSVWEIWGALLYGGRLLIVPDAVVRSPEDLHAMLVSEQVSVLSQTPSAFYALQTADAMQPEVGQQLKLQTVVFGGEALEPQRLSPWFDSHPGLPRMINMYGITETTVHASFREIGSGDVDSNSSPIGVPLEHLAFFVLDGWLRQVPVGVVGELYVAGSGQASGYLGRSDLTTTRFVACPFGAPGSRMYRTGDLVQWGEDGQLRYVGRADKQVKIRGYRIELGEVHAALARVEGVDQAAVIAREDRPGDKRLVGYITESTKGSLDPAAVRAVLAERLPAYMVPAAVVVLGAMPLTVNGKLDTRALPAPEYQDADHYRAPEDAVEEILAGIYAQVLGVEQIGVDDSFFDLGGDSISSMQVVARARAAGLLLRPRDIFVEQTVSRLAQVAVFADGETAVVDAGTGPVVATPIIRWLHGLGGKVDEFNQTVVLQAPAGVADDDVVTVLQALLDRHATLRLRAEDSDGEWSLLVPEAGTVDARECLLTVDVLTDEALRQARSRLNPATGSMLSALWERGSSRLVLIVHHLAVDAVSWRILLEDLNIGWAQHHGGQPVELPPGGTSFARWATLLDQHARAADVVALADAWRQVEAIPAALPAAHPTMDTYASAGQLSVSLDADLTRELLGEVPAAYHAGVQDILLIAFALAWNEFLGSGGAPIGIDVEGHGRQEEFAGDADLSRTVGWFTSKYPVSLAVGELSWALVVAGDSALAPILKDAKEQLRALPDGLTYGLLRYLNPDAGVGGPDPAIGFNYLGRLGAGGADLSEDLWRIDPDGVSITAAATSVPTPLGHTVELNAGVMEGAGPDSGRLHATWTWALSALSHDQVDRISRLWFDALAGICSHVRTGGGGLTPSDVAPARLSQSQIDQLHEQYQIADVLPLTPLQQGLLFHSNLAPEAMDGSDDLYAVQLDVALSGPLDPKRLQEAVHTAIKRRPNVVATFYEEFGEPIQLIPAAPELAWQYVEFDADGGLDVEQQVDRLSAAERAAVCDLAGQPAFRAALARTGEDQYRFVLTNHHIVLDGWSKPILLQEIFASYFGERLPAPVSYRRFVTWLAAQDNSSARSAWREVFEGFETPTLVGPPGRIVLGRRGVESFEVSAETTQALGELARSCRTTVSTVLQAAWAQLLMWLTGQNDVAFGTAVSGRPSDLVGAESMVGLLINTVPVRATITPTTTIADLLNQLQGAYGDTLEHQHLALNEIHHAVGHDQLFDTMFVYENYPIDTAALSRVHELSITGFSNREYNHYPLAVQATPGHELGLRVEFDTDVFNAVRIGKLVKRFQRVLEAMTSDVKGNKKEPA; the protein is encoded by the coding sequence TTGGAGTCTGAAGACGGGGCATTACCGCTTTCGCGCGGACAATTGGATATCTGGCTTTCCCAGGAAAGCGGTCTCGTCGGTGCGGAGTGGCAGCTTGGCCTTTTGGTTCGAATCGAAGGAAAAGTAGAACGAGTTCTACTTGAGCAAGCCGTCCGCCAGGCAATCAATGAAGCCGAACCTGCGCGGGCCGCCTTCCTTGAGGTCAATGGTCAGATCGTTCAGAGGGCGATTGACCATTCGGAACTCGTGTTGGACTTCCATGACGTCCGTGATTCAGAAGATCCTGTCGAGCACGCTCGCCAGATCGCCTCGTCGATCCAACGCACATTGATGCCTTTGACCGACCAACTGCTGAAATTCGCGTTGATCCGGACGGCCGACGATCAGTACTACATGTTCGGGCTGTGCCATCACATCAACTTGGACGGCTTGGGCATGGCGATCGTGAGCCGCCGAATCGCATCGATCTACTCCGCGCTGGTCGCGGGGGATCCGATTCCCGACGCCTACTTCGGCACCCTGCAGGATCTGGTCGAGCTGGAGGCGGAGTACGAAGCCTCCACCGACTATGCAGAGGATCGGGAGTACTGGAGCCGTAACCTTCCGCCGGACAGTGGCCTCGACCCCCGCCCGCCCCATGCCCATGAGGGCCATGAGGGCTACACACCGACAGCGTCGGTTCAGATCGATGACGCGGTAGTCGGCGAAATCAAAGACTTGACAAAGGCTTTGCGTGTTCGCCGGTACTCGGTTATCACAGCCGCCTGTGCGTTGTTGGTGCGCGGGTGGTCCACCAGCGGGTCGGAAGTGGCGCTGGACTTCCCGGTTAGCCGCCGTGTCCGTCCCGAGTCAAAGACGCTTCCGGGGATGCTGGCCGGCGTGGTGCCGCTGGTACTCAGTGCCCCGCCGGAGTCCACGGTCGCCGAATTCTGCCAGCACGTTGATGTGCGCATTCGCGAACTGCTCAAGCATCAACGATTCCCGGCGCATGTCCTGGACGGCGGCGAATTCGGTCTCCGGGGCCCCCGGCAGGCGGGAAATCGCGTCGCCATCAACTTCATCCCCATGAGACTCACCTTGGACCTCGCTGGTGTGCCCGCCACGGCGACGTACACCAACCACGGCCCCATGGGGCACTTTGGACTCTTCTTTATCGGAGCCAGCGACCAACTACTCCTGAGCACCTCGGGCGACGGACTGCCGTTCTCTAAGTTCGGAGTGCCGAACCTCACGGAGCGGTTGCAGCGGCTCTTATCGGAGATGGCGGCCGATCCTGATCGGCGGCTCTCCTCTCTGAATTCCCTGGTCAACGACGAGCTCACGAGCTTGGCTGAGGTTGGCAACAGTGCGGTTCTCGCGGGGCCGCTTGCCACGCGTGTATCGATTCCCGAACTGTTCTCCTCCCAGGTGGCCGCCGATCCCGAGGCTCCGGCGCTGACCTTCGGTGCGCACACTCTGACGTACCGAGAGCTGGACGAGGCCGCCGATGCGCTGTCGGGTCAGCTTGTATCGCAAGGCGTGGGTCCCGGCGACCGCGTGGTCCTGCTGTCGGACCGCTCTGCTCAGGCGGTCATCGGCATACTCGCCGTATTGAAGGCCGGGGCGGCATATCTGCCTATTGACCCCGCGGTACCCGCGTCGCGGCTCGAGTTCATCGTCGGCGATGCGGCGCCGGCGGCCGCGATCACCACAGCCGGACTCAGGGCGCGACTGGACGTCTTCGATCTGCCGATCATCGACCTTGACCCCTCCGCTGCCGAGACGGAGCCCTCGGCTCCCGCGCCGGGTGCTCGACCAGATGACATCGCTTACATCATTTACACCTCGGGAACCACGGGAGCGCCCAAAGGCGTGGCGGTCACTCACCACAACGTCACCCAGCTGATGTCGTCGCTCGATGCCGGACTACCAAACCCTGGCGTATGGCCCCTGTGCCATTCTCTGGCGTTCGACGTTTCGGTATGGGAGATCTGGGGGCCGTTGCTGCGCGGTGGCCGGCTTGTGGTCGTCCCCGAATCGATCACGGGCTCACCCGCAGACTTCCACGACGTGCTGGTCGCCGAACAGGTCACCGTACTTACGCAGACTCCGTCGGCTGTGGCCATGCTTTCCCCGGAAGGCCTGGAGTCCACGGCGCTTGCGGTGGTCGGTGAGGCGTGCCCTGCCTCGGTCGTGGAGCGGTGGGCTCCCGGGCGGGTGATGATCAACGCGTACGGTCCGACCGAGACCACGATGTGCGTGGCGATCAGTGCGCCGCTGGTGGCAGGGGCGCCGGATTCCGCCGTCCCCATTGGCGCGCCGGTACCCGGCGCGGCGCTCTTCGTGTTGGACACGTGGATGCAACCGGTGCCTGCCGGCGTCGTCGGAGAACTGTATGTGGCCGGTGAGGGCGTCGCCTCCGGATACATCGGTCGTTCCGATCTGACGGCCTCCCGCTTTGTGGCATGCCCCTTCGGGCAGCCCGGTACCCGCATGTATCGCACCGGGGACCTGGTCTCGTGGGGCGACGACGGACAACTGCAGTATCTGGGCCGGGCCGATGAGCAGGTCAAGATTCGCGGATACCGTATTGAACTCGGTGAAGTCCAAGCGGCGTTGAGCGCACTCGACGGAGTGGACCATGCCGCCGCGATCGTCCGGGAAGACCGGCCAGGAGACAAACGTCTCGTCGGCTACGTCACCGGGACCGTCGACCCCGCCGAAGCGCGCAGCACCTTGGCGAAACGCCTTCCGCCCTACATGGTTCCCGCGGCGGTGGTGGTGCTTGAGACATTGCCTTTGACGTCCAACAACAAATTAGACACCCGCGCATTGCCGACTCCCGAATATGGCGGACTGGGGGCCGACTACCGCGCCCCCGCCACCGCCGTCGAGGAAATTCTGGTCGACGTCTACGCCCAGGTGCTCGGTGTCGATCGTGTCGGCGTCGACGACTCCTTCTTCGATCTGGGCGGCGACAGCATCCTCTCGATGCAGGTGGTCGCGCGCGCCCGGGCGGCGGGTGTGCTGTGCCGACCGCGCGATGTCTTCATCGAACAGACGGTGTCGCGGCTGGCCGCTGTCGTCGAAATCTCCGGTGGCGAAGCCGATGTGGTGGACGAGGGTCTCGGACCCGTAGAAGTCACGCCGATCATGCACTGGCTGCGCGGTGTGCAGGATTCGGCGGGCGCGATCGACGAGTTCAACCAGACACTCGTGGTTCAGGCACCCGCGGCCGTGTCTGAGGACGACGTGGTTTCGGTATTGCAGGCATTGCTGGATCGCCACCCCACCCTGCGGTTGCGTGCCACGGACAACGATGGCGAATGGTCGCTGCTCGTCCCGGAGGCGGGGGCGATAGACGCCCGCGACTGCCTACGCGTCGTTGACGCGTTATCGGATGAAACGTTGGTGGCGGTACGTTCTCGGCTGAACCCGGCCACCGGAACGATGCTCAGCGCGGCGTGGATTCCCGACACCAAGCAGCTGGTGCTGGTGATTCACCACCTGGCTGTCGACGGTGTTTCGTGGCGAATTCTGTTGGAAGACTTGAATATCGCGTGGGCGCAGCATCACAGTGGAGCCGATGTGGTGCTACCGGCCGGTGGAACGTCTTTTGCCCGCTGGTCTTCACTGCTCTCCGAACACGCGCGGTCCACGGACGTGGTGGCGCAGGCCGATGTGTGGAAAGAGGTGCTGACCGCGCCTGCATACGTGCCCGCGGTTCAGCCGGCCACCGACACGTACGCCAACGCTGGACGTCTGTCCTTGTCATTGGATGCCGAGACCACTCGGCATCTGCTGGGCGAGGTACCCGCGGCGTTTCATGCTGGGGTGCAAGACATTCTGCTCATCGCCTTCGGGCTGGCCTGGAACGAGTTCCTGGGCGCCGGGGGCGCGCCGATCGCGTTCGACATCGAGGGGCACGGGCGCCAGGAAGAAATCGGCGAAGCCGTGCACCGTCGCATCGACCTGTCGCGCACCGTCGGGTGGTTCACCACCAAGTACCCGGCGGCCTTGGCGGTAGGGGAGCTGTCGTGGGCGCAGGTGACAGCGGGCGAGTCGGCCCTCGGTCAGGTGATCAAGGCGGCCAAGGAGCAGCTGCGTGCGCTGCCAGATGGGCTGACCTATGGTTTGCTGCGTTATCTGAACGCCGATATCGGGCTGACCGGGTCGGAGCCGACAATCGGGTTCAACTATCTCGGGCGCCTGGGTGCGGGAGCGGCTGACCTCTCCGAGGACTTCTGGCGGATAAGCCACGAGAGCCTGTCGATGACCGATGTGGCTGCGGCCATTTCGATGCCATTGGCCCACTCGGTGGAGCTCAACGCCGGGATCGTCGAGACAAATTCGGACGCCGAGTCCGGACCAGAACTTCGGGCCAATTGGACCTGGGCGCCTTCGGCTTTGGACGACGCACAGGCCGCACGTCTCAGTCGGTTGTGGTTCGAGGCTCTCAGCGGGATCTGCGCTCATGTGCGTTCCGGCGGAGGCGGCCTGACGCCGTCTGATCTGGTGCCTGCACGCTTGACTCAGCAGCAGATCGACGCGTTGGTGCAGCAGTACGAAGTTGCCGACGTGCTGCCGCTTACCCCGCTGCAGCAAGGCCTGCTGTTCCAGGCGGGATTTGCTGAGGCCACCGGGGATTCCGTCGAGGACGACGTCTACTCGGTGCAGTTGGGGCTCACAGTCACAGGTCCCCTGAACGCGAGCCGCTTGCGTGATGCGGTGTACGCGGTGGTGAAACGCCACCCGAATCTGGCCGCCCGCTTCAGCGAGGAGTATGGGGAGCCGGTACAGGTCATCCCTGCAGAGCCTGTGATCGCTTGGCAGCATGCCGAATTGGTTGGCGATGTCGATCAGCAAGTCGAGCAGCTGTGTGCGGCCGAACGTGCGGCGGTCTGCCGGATCTTCACCGAGCCGGTTTTTCGGGCGACGCTCATCTCCGGGCTCGGTGGCCCCGCGGAAAGCCGGCATCGGCTGGTGCTGACCGCTCACCACATCGTGATCGATGGCTGGTCGCTGCCCATCCTGCTGCAGGAGATATTCGGTGCCTATTACGGGCAGCGTCTACCGTCGCCTGCGCCGTACCGAAACTTCGTCACCTGGTTGGCAGCGCAGGATCGCGTTGCGGCGCAAAGAGCATGGGGTGTGGCACTCGACGGTTTCGAGACCCCGACGCTGGTTGGTTCGCTTGCCTCATCGGGTCGCAGGGGCTCGGAGTCGTATCGGATTTCGGAGCAGATATCCCGCGCACTGTCCGAATTGGCACGTGCGCAGCGCACCACCGTGAACACAGTGCTGCAGGCCGCGTGGGCGCAGGTGCTGACCTGGTTGACCGGGCAGCACGATGTCGCATTCGGCACTGCGGTGTCGGGCAGGCCAAGCGACCTCGCTGGCGCGGAATCAATGGTCGGTCTGTTGATCAACACGGTGCCGGTGCGGGCAAACATCAACGCGGCCAGCACTGTTGCAGATCTGCTGGATCAGTTGCAACGTGCCCACAACGACACCGTGGAGCACGAGCACCTGGCGCTCAACGAGATTCACCACGCGATCGGCCTCGACAGGCTCTTCGACACGCTGTTCGTGTACGAGAATTACCCGATCGACGTCGGCGCACAGCTGGGTGTGCAGGAGTTGGCCATCACCGACTTCAGCAGCCGCGAATACAACCATTATCCGTTGTCGGTTGTGGCCATGCCGGGCCATGAGCTGGGCTTGCGGGTCGAATTCGATACCGATGTATTCGAATTGGCGACGATCGAGATCATCGTTGACAGGTTCCGTCAGGTGCTGGCGGCCATGATCGCGGACCCGGCCACCCGGCTGTCTTCGATCGACCTGCTCGATGCCGGCGAGCATGACCGGTTGGATGCGTGGGGTAACCGCGCGGTGTTGACCCGCCCGGAACTGGCATTGACGTCGATCCCAGAACTCTTTGCCGCACAGGTGATACGGGCGCCGGAAGCAATCGCGATCACCTGTGGTGAACGTTCCTGGAGCTATGGCGAATTGGATGCGACCGCCAACAGGCTGGCGAATCACCTGGTCAGCCGTGGAGCCCGCCCAGGTGAGCGGGTGGCGCTGTTGCTCCCCCGTACCGGGGAGGCGATCGCGGCGATCTTGGCCGTACTGAAGACCGGCGCGGCATATCTACCTATCGACCCCGCACATCCGGATTCCCGGGTGGAGTTCGTGCTGGGCGATGCGGCGCCGATCGCCGCCGTCACGACGGCGGACTTGCTGCCGCGACTGGGCGCGTCCGGGATACCCGCCATCGATATCAACGATCCCGCCGTGGATCGGCAATCCGACGTGGCGTTGCCCGTCCCCGCTGTCGACGACATCGCCTACATCATCTACACCTCGGGAACCACCGGCGCGCCCAAGGGCGTGGCGGTTACCCATCGCAACGTCGCACAGCTGCTGGAATCGCTTGACGCAGAACTGGATCTGGGACAGGTCTGGACGCAATGCCACTCCCTGGCGTTCGACTACTCGGTATGGGAAATCTGGGGCGCGCTGCTGTACGGGGGCCGGCTGCTCATCGTGCCCGACGCGGTTGTCCGTTCCCCTGAAGATCTGCACGCCATGCTTGTCAGTGAACAAGTCAGCGTCCTGAGCCAAACTCCTTCGGCCTTCTACGCGTTGCAAACCGCCGATGCGATGCAACCGGAAGTGGGACAGCAGCTCAAGCTGCAGACGGTGGTCTTCGGCGGCGAGGCACTTGAACCGCAGCGTCTTTCGCCCTGGTTCGACAGCCATCCGGGGCTCCCCCGGATGATCAACATGTACGGCATCACCGAGACGACGGTGCACGCATCGTTCCGCGAGATCGGGAGCGGAGACGTCGATAGCAACAGCAGCCCGATCGGCGTGCCGCTGGAGCATCTGGCCTTCTTCGTGCTGGATGGCTGGCTCCGGCAGGTGCCGGTGGGTGTGGTCGGTGAGCTGTACGTGGCGGGGTCCGGCCAGGCGAGTGGATACCTGGGGCGTTCGGACCTGACGACAACACGTTTCGTCGCATGCCCGTTCGGGGCGCCCGGCTCGCGGATGTACCGCACCGGCGACCTGGTGCAGTGGGGCGAAGACGGTCAGCTGCGGTATGTGGGACGCGCCGACAAGCAGGTGAAAATCCGTGGGTACCGCATCGAACTTGGTGAGGTACACGCGGCACTGGCCCGTGTGGAAGGCGTGGATCAGGCAGCGGTGATCGCGCGCGAGGACCGCCCCGGCGATAAGCGGCTGGTGGGTTACATCACCGAATCAACCAAGGGGAGCCTGGATCCCGCCGCGGTGCGCGCGGTGCTGGCCGAGCGACTGCCCGCCTACATGGTTCCGGCGGCCGTCGTGGTCCTGGGCGCCATGCCGTTGACAGTCAACGGCAAGCTCGACACCCGGGCGCTACCGGCACCGGAGTATCAGGACGCCGACCACTATCGGGCGCCCGAGGATGCTGTTGAGGAGATCCTGGCCGGCATCTACGCGCAAGTGCTCGGTGTCGAACAGATCGGCGTCGACGATTCATTCTTCGACCTTGGCGGAGACAGCATTTCGTCGATGCAGGTGGTTGCCCGTGCGCGCGCCGCCGGTCTGCTGCTGCGGCCGCGTGACATCTTCGTCGAGCAGACCGTCTCGCGGCTGGCTCAGGTCGCGGTGTTCGCCGATGGCGAGACGGCTGTTGTCGACGCGGGCACAGGCCCGGTGGTGGCCACGCCGATCATCCGGTGGCTGCATGGGCTCGGCGGCAAGGTCGACGAGTTCAACCAAACCGTGGTGCTGCAGGCCCCCGCGGGAGTGGCCGACGACGACGTGGTCACCGTGCTGCAAGCCCTGTTGGATCGACACGCCACCTTGAGGCTGCGCGCCGAAGACAGCGACGGCGAATGGTCGCTTCTGGTTCCGGAGGCAGGGACGGTAGACGCACGCGAGTGCCTGCTTACCGTGGACGTGCTTACCGATGAGGCGCTGCGTCAGGCGCGGTCGCGGCTGAATCCTGCCACCGGTTCGATGCTGAGCGCATTGTGGGAGCGCGGCAGCAGTCGGCTGGTGCTGATCGTTCACCACCTGGCGGTGGATGCGGTGTCATGGCGCATCTTGTTGGAAGACCTCAACATTGGCTGGGCACAGCATCACGGTGGACAGCCGGTGGAACTGCCGCCGGGAGGAACATCATTTGCCCGGTGGGCGACACTGCTCGACCAGCACGCACGCGCCGCCGACGTGGTGGCGTTGGCCGACGCCTGGCGCCAGGTAGAGGCGATCCCGGCCGCGTTGCCCGCGGCGCACCCCACGATGGACACCTATGCCAGCGCGGGACAGTTGTCGGTATCGCTGGACGCCGATCTCACCCGGGAACTGCTGGGAGAGGTGCCCGCGGCGTACCACGCCGGGGTCCAGGACATCTTGCTGATCGCTTTCGCCTTGGCGTGGAACGAGTTCCTCGGCTCGGGTGGAGCCCCGATCGGCATCGACGTCGAGGGCCACGGTCGGCAGGAAGAGTTCGCGGGCGATGCGGATCTGTCCCGCACCGTCGGCTGGTTCACCAGTAAGTACCCGGTCTCGTTGGCAGTGGGTGAGCTGTCCTGGGCGCTCGTGGTGGCCGGTGACTCCGCACTGGCGCCAATCCTCAAGGACGCCAAGGAACAACTGCGCGCGTTGCCGGACGGACTGACCTACGGACTCTTGCGGTACCTGAACCCCGACGCAGGCGTCGGGGGACCGGACCCGGCGATCGGGTTCAACTACCTGGGCCGTCTCGGCGCCGGCGGTGCAGATCTGTCCGAGGATCTCTGGCGGATAGACCCGGATGGGGTGTCGATCACGGCCGCGGCGACCTCGGTCCCAACTCCGTTGGGGCACACCGTCGAACTCAATGCCGGCGTGATGGAAGGTGCCGGGCCCGACTCGGGTCGCTTGCACGCGACATGGACGTGGGCGCTTTCGGCGTTGAGTCACGACCAGGTTGACCGGATCAGCCGGCTCTGGTTCGACGCGTTGGCCGGGATCTGCTCGCATGTGCGCACCGGTGGCGGCGGACTGACTCCGTCCGATGTCGCTCCGGCGCGACTGAGTCAGTCACAGATCGACCAGCTGCACGAGCAGTATCAGATCGCCGATGTGCTGCCGCTGACGCCGCTGCAGCAGGGGCTGTTGTTCCACTCCAATCTGGCACCGGAAGCGATGGACGGCAGTGACGATCTCTACGCGGTGCAGCTCGATGTCGCTCTGAGCGGCCCGCTCGATCCGAAGCGGCTCCAGGAGGCCGTGCACACCGCGATCAAGCGGCGCCCGAACGTCGTTGCCACGTTCTACGAGGAATTCGGCGAACCGATACAGCTCATTCCCGCCGCTCCCGAACTCGCGTGGCAGTACGTCGAGTTCGACGCGGACGGTGGCCTGGACGTGGAGCAACAGGTCGACCGGCTCTCCGCCGCAGAGCGAGCTGCGGTCTGCGACCTCGCCGGACAACCGGCTTTCCGGGCCGCGCTGGCCCGAACCGGGGAGGACCAGTACCGGTTCGTGCTGACCAATCACCACATCGTGCTCGATGGGTGGTCCAAGCCGATCCTGCTGCAAGAGATCTTCGCCAGCTACTTCGGCGAGCGGCTTCCGGCGCCGGTGTCGTACCGCCGGTTCGTCACCTGGCTGGCCGCACAGGACAACAGCAGCGCACGGTCGGCCTGGCGTGAGGTGTTCGAAGGTTTTGAGACCCCGACGCTCGTCGGTCCGCCCGGCCGGATAGTGCTGGGTCGGCGCGGGGTGGAGTCCTTCGAGGTGTCCGCTGAGACCACACAGGCACTCGGTGAACTCGCACGCTCCTGCCGCACCACGGTCAGTACGGTGTTGCAGGCCGCATGGGCGCAGCTGCTGATGTGGCTCACAGGCCAAAACGATGTCGCGTTCGGCACCGCGGTGTCGGGCAGGCCCAGCGATCTCGTCGGCGCCGAATCGATGGTCGGTTTGTTGATCAACACCGTGCCGGTCCGCGCGACCATCACGCCGACCACCACCATCGCAGACCTGTTGAACCAACTGCAGGGCGCCTACGGAGACACGCTGGAGCATCAGCACCTGGCGCTCAACGAGATTCACCATGCTGTCGGGCACGATCAGCTGTTCGACACTATGTTCGTCTACGAGAACTACCCGATCGACACGGCGGCACTATCGCGTGTGCACGAGTTGTCCATTACCGGGTTCAGTAATCGTGAGTACAACCACTACCCGCTCGCGGTGCAAGCCACACCGGGCCACGAGCTGGGACTCCGCGTCGAATTTGACACTGACGTCTTCAACGCCGTCCGAATTGGAAAGTTGGTCAAGAGGTTCCAGCGTGTGCTGGAGGCCATGACATCCGATGTCAAAGGGAACAAGAAGGAGCCCGCATGA
- a CDS encoding MbtH family protein yields MSINPFDDDKGSFFVLVNDEEQHSLWPAFADVPDGWRVVFGEADRAACLEYIEQNWTDIRPKSLRERLAQGGGLGR; encoded by the coding sequence GTGAGCATCAATCCATTCGATGATGACAAGGGAAGCTTTTTCGTCTTGGTCAACGACGAGGAGCAGCACAGCCTATGGCCGGCTTTCGCCGATGTGCCTGATGGCTGGCGGGTTGTATTTGGTGAAGCGGACCGTGCCGCCTGCCTGGAGTACATCGAACAAAACTGGACCGATATCCGGCCGAAGAGCCTGCGCGAGAGATTGGCGCAGGGTGGGGGTCTTGGGCGCTGA